Proteins from a genomic interval of Rhodospirillaceae bacterium:
- the secB gene encoding protein-export chaperone SecB produces MTENARAPKNAVDKEAVPAPSAKVEGVDREKKGPSFTLVSQYLKDLSFENPNAVEILQQGVKTPKGNIKFDIRVAQFNTSDFEVILKILIESTVQEKFKCLAEIEYAGLFHLQSVPVEAIEPLLMIEAPRMLFPFARQIIMNLSRDGVIPLPQLQPIDFAALYQERQRQLTNPSAESASIQ; encoded by the coding sequence ATGACAGAAAATGCACGCGCCCCCAAAAACGCCGTTGATAAAGAAGCAGTCCCGGCACCTTCGGCGAAGGTCGAAGGGGTTGATAGGGAAAAGAAGGGTCCCAGTTTTACGTTAGTTTCGCAATATTTGAAAGATTTGTCTTTTGAGAATCCAAATGCAGTTGAAATTCTGCAACAAGGCGTTAAAACCCCCAAAGGGAATATAAAATTTGATATCCGGGTCGCACAATTTAACACTAGCGATTTTGAAGTGATCTTGAAGATTTTAATTGAATCTACTGTCCAAGAGAAATTCAAATGCTTAGCAGAAATTGAATATGCTGGTTTATTCCATTTGCAATCAGTGCCAGTTGAGGCAATTGAACCCTTATTGATGATTGAAGCCCCTCGGATGTTATTCCCCTTTGCCAGGCAAATTATCATGAACCTTTCAAGGGATGGGGTCATTCCGTTGCCCCAATTGCAACCGATTGATTTTGCAGCGTTGTACCAGGAACGTCAACGCCAGCTAACCAACCCTTCTGCGGAAAGCGCCTCAATACAATAA